The following coding sequences lie in one Stenotrophomonas rhizophila genomic window:
- a CDS encoding NAD(P)/FAD-dependent oxidoreductase encodes MNPQVETTEILVIGAGPAGSVAAAMLRRQGRQVLMIERQQFPRFSIGESLLPQSMEYIEAAGLLQDVVQAGFQYKNGAAFVRGEASTEFDFRDKFSPGWGTTYQVQRADFDNVLARGAERMGTTLRFGDEVLSVQPGRPARVQVRRPDGSEYTIEAGFILDASGFARLLPRLLNLESPSNFPVRGAIFCHVRDHIPADAGFDRNKILITTHPEHVDVWYWTIPFSNGCCSLGVVAEPSFFEKYPGSDEDKLRAIVGEDPNLTRLLVNAEWAVLPVRTITGYSANVSSLWGEGYALLGNAGEFLDPVFSSGVTIAFKSAELASACIAREYDGQTVDWEKDFSIPLRAGVKTFRRFVEAWYAGGFQKIIYHPDPQPDVRRMISSILAGYAWDTHNPYVADDSGRRLRVLEELCSG; translated from the coding sequence ATGAACCCGCAAGTGGAAACAACCGAGATCCTCGTGATCGGTGCCGGCCCGGCTGGCTCGGTCGCGGCGGCGATGCTGCGCAGGCAGGGCCGCCAGGTGCTGATGATCGAGCGCCAGCAGTTCCCGCGCTTCTCCATCGGCGAGAGCCTGCTGCCGCAGAGCATGGAGTACATCGAAGCGGCGGGGCTGCTGCAGGACGTGGTGCAGGCCGGGTTCCAGTACAAGAACGGCGCGGCGTTCGTGCGCGGCGAAGCGAGCACCGAGTTCGACTTCCGCGACAAGTTCTCGCCCGGTTGGGGCACCACCTACCAGGTGCAGCGCGCCGACTTCGACAACGTACTTGCGCGCGGTGCCGAGCGCATGGGCACCACGCTGCGTTTCGGCGATGAAGTGCTGTCGGTGCAGCCGGGCCGCCCGGCGCGGGTGCAGGTGCGCCGCCCCGACGGCAGCGAGTACACCATCGAAGCCGGCTTCATCCTCGACGCCAGCGGCTTCGCGCGGTTGTTGCCGCGTCTGTTGAACCTCGAATCGCCGTCGAACTTCCCGGTGCGCGGCGCGATCTTCTGCCACGTGCGTGACCATATCCCGGCCGACGCGGGCTTTGACCGCAACAAGATCCTGATCACCACCCATCCCGAGCACGTGGACGTGTGGTACTGGACCATCCCGTTCTCCAACGGCTGCTGTTCGCTGGGCGTGGTCGCCGAGCCCAGCTTCTTCGAGAAGTATCCGGGCAGCGACGAAGACAAGCTGCGCGCCATCGTCGGTGAAGACCCCAACCTGACCCGCCTGCTCGTCAACGCCGAATGGGCCGTGCTGCCGGTGCGCACCATCACCGGGTACTCGGCCAACGTGTCCTCGCTGTGGGGCGAAGGCTACGCGCTGCTCGGCAACGCCGGCGAGTTCCTCGACCCGGTGTTCTCCTCGGGCGTCACCATCGCCTTCAAATCCGCGGAGCTGGCCAGTGCGTGCATCGCCCGCGAATACGACGGGCAGACGGTGGACTGGGAGAAGGACTTCTCCATTCCGCTGCGCGCCGGGGTCAAGACCTTCCGCCGCTTCGTCGAAGCCTGGTACGCCGGTGGCTTCCAGAAAATCATCTACCACCCCGACCCGCAGCCCGACGTGCGCCGCATGATCTCCTCGATCCTGGCCGGCTACGCCTGGGACACCCACAACCCGTACGTGGCCGACGATAGCGGCCGCCGCCTGCGGGTGCTGGAGGAACTGTGCAGCGGCTGA
- a CDS encoding beta-ketoacyl-[acyl-carrier-protein] synthase family protein gives MSSSSSAIYLNELGVVCALGGDRAQVRAGLFADQPGGLRDNDQVIAGRTLALGEVTTPLPDLSALPVALRGRNNALLEAALVQIRPAVDAAIARHGADRVAVIIGTSTSGIGESENALRCHRDTGQWPPGFDYAQQEMGTSARFVRERIGSTGPAWTISTACSSSAKALMAAARLLRAGVVDAVVAGGADSMCRFTVAGFSALESVSAARCNPFSANRNGINIGEGAALFLMTAAPGPVCLAGWGESSDAHHMSAPDPQARGAIDAMQQALDRAGWAPSQVDYVNLHGTATGHNDAMESQAVAAVLGATVPASSTKPLTGHTLGASGAIEAALCWMVLADNPRQQLPTHWWDGQGDAALPALALVEPGTLAAHPPQHVLSHSFAFGGSNAVLALAKG, from the coding sequence GTGAGCAGTAGCAGCAGCGCGATCTATCTGAATGAACTGGGCGTGGTCTGCGCGCTCGGCGGCGACCGCGCGCAGGTGCGCGCCGGCCTGTTCGCCGACCAGCCCGGCGGGTTGCGCGACAACGACCAGGTGATCGCCGGTCGCACCCTCGCGTTGGGCGAGGTGACCACCCCGCTGCCGGACCTGTCCGCGCTGCCGGTGGCGTTGCGCGGGCGCAACAACGCCCTGCTCGAAGCGGCCCTGGTGCAGATCCGCCCGGCCGTGGACGCGGCGATCGCGCGCCATGGCGCCGATCGGGTGGCGGTCATCATCGGCACCAGTACCTCGGGCATCGGCGAATCAGAGAACGCGCTGCGCTGCCACCGCGACACCGGCCAGTGGCCGCCGGGCTTCGATTACGCACAGCAGGAAATGGGCACGTCGGCGCGGTTCGTGCGCGAGCGCATCGGCAGCACCGGGCCGGCCTGGACCATCTCCACCGCCTGCTCGTCCAGCGCCAAGGCGCTGATGGCCGCCGCGCGCCTGCTGCGCGCCGGGGTGGTGGACGCGGTGGTGGCCGGCGGCGCCGATTCGATGTGCCGGTTCACCGTGGCCGGCTTCAGCGCGCTGGAGTCGGTCTCGGCGGCGCGCTGCAACCCGTTCTCGGCCAACCGCAACGGCATCAACATCGGCGAGGGCGCCGCACTGTTCCTGATGACTGCCGCGCCCGGCCCGGTGTGCCTGGCCGGGTGGGGCGAGTCGTCCGATGCGCACCACATGTCCGCGCCAGACCCGCAGGCACGCGGCGCGATCGATGCCATGCAGCAGGCGCTGGACCGGGCCGGCTGGGCGCCGTCGCAGGTGGACTACGTGAACCTGCATGGCACCGCCACCGGGCACAACGACGCGATGGAAAGCCAGGCCGTGGCGGCGGTGCTGGGCGCCACGGTGCCGGCCAGCTCGACCAAGCCGCTGACCGGGCACACCCTGGGCGCGTCCGGGGCGATCGAGGCCGCGCTGTGCTGGATGGTGCTGGCCGACAACCCGCGCCAGCAGCTGCCCACCCACTGGTGGGACGGGCAGGGCGACGCCGCGTTGCCGGCGCTGGCGCTGGTGGAACCGGGCACCCTCGCCGCACACCCGCCGCAGCACGTGCTCAGCCACTCGTTCGCCTTCGGCGGCAGCAATGCCGTGCTGGCCCTGGCGAAGGGATGA
- a CDS encoding outer membrane lipoprotein carrier protein LolA, translating to MNALLRTLVVLVSLVVVAPVLAAPAADVDLVKQRVAKVGVLRGEFSQEKQVAGFKNPLRSQGRFVLAQDHGVVWTTLKPFPSEVVVTRDRILSRQRDGSSRVELDGRQQPAMRSVNAIMFALMSGDAQALSAQFTVKVEAKANNGWSMQLSPRSAMLGKVFTGLKLQGDRYVREVEITEANQDVTRIHFTGMSETPAALSAEEGGKFE from the coding sequence ATGAACGCTCTGCTGCGCACGCTGGTCGTGCTGGTGTCGTTGGTCGTGGTCGCGCCGGTGCTTGCCGCCCCCGCTGCCGATGTGGATCTGGTCAAGCAGCGCGTGGCCAAGGTGGGCGTGCTGCGGGGCGAGTTCAGCCAGGAAAAGCAGGTGGCTGGCTTCAAGAACCCGCTGCGTTCGCAGGGGCGCTTCGTGCTGGCCCAGGACCACGGCGTGGTCTGGACCACGCTCAAGCCGTTCCCGTCCGAAGTGGTGGTCACCCGTGACCGCATCCTCAGCCGTCAACGCGACGGCAGCAGCCGGGTCGAGCTGGACGGCCGCCAGCAGCCGGCGATGCGCTCGGTCAACGCGATCATGTTCGCGCTGATGAGCGGCGACGCGCAGGCATTGTCGGCCCAGTTCACGGTGAAGGTGGAGGCCAAGGCGAACAACGGCTGGAGCATGCAGCTGAGCCCGCGCTCGGCGATGCTGGGCAAGGTGTTCACCGGGCTGAAGCTGCAGGGCGACCGCTACGTGCGCGAGGTGGAGATCACCGAGGCCAACCAGGATGTCACCCGCATCCACTTCACCGGCATGAGCGAAACGCCGGCTGCGTTGAGTGCGGAAGAGGGCGGCAAGTTTGAATGA
- a CDS encoding acyl-CoA thioesterase: MTSPDLSLEVRLSPTFHDCDPMHVVWHGNYFKYFEVARCALLQQYDYDYPQMRESGYIWPVVDARVKYIRPLLYGQALRVRATITEWENRLKIAYEIFDADSGQVLTRAHTIQVAVDAATNEMLYLCPRVLWDRLGVEVQ, from the coding sequence ATGACCAGCCCTGACCTGAGCCTGGAGGTGCGGCTGTCGCCCACCTTCCACGACTGCGACCCGATGCACGTGGTGTGGCACGGCAACTACTTCAAGTACTTTGAAGTTGCCCGTTGCGCGCTGCTGCAGCAGTACGACTACGACTACCCGCAGATGCGCGAATCCGGCTACATCTGGCCGGTGGTGGACGCGCGGGTGAAGTACATCCGGCCGCTGCTGTACGGGCAGGCGCTGCGCGTGCGCGCCACCATCACCGAATGGGAAAACCGGCTGAAGATCGCCTACGAGATCTTCGACGCCGACAGTGGCCAGGTGCTGACCCGCGCCCACACCATCCAGGTGGCGGTCGACGCGGCCACCAATGAAATGCTGTACCTGTGCCCGCGCGTGCTGTGGGACCGTCTGGGAGTGGAAGTGCAATGA
- a CDS encoding MMPL family transporter, which produces MNDALKSNGRLQRIWRWLAVLWLLVLLGLGVQQWQLWKSESRIDTDILALLPQDAHDRLLSDVTRRIADANARQIVVLLGSADAAQTKAAEAAFRATITPKSTNVARGSAPLPHAPAAVERGSAPLPAAGDVPAGQSPALLQESGSIEGWFEQARAFYAPYRDRLLTSEQRQRLQTEPVDGLADAALAALYGPMGAPRLTEWRQDPLSLWPQWWQERALGSGLQMGDDGLLEADGKHWSIVQYDTVGSAFQLDGERHIDLLLDQAAAAARKQAPGLEVLRAGVPLHAEAAAVQANWEINTIGWGSLAAVLLLVWLAFRSLRPILLVAASLLIGCGVALAVTVLVFGKVHVLTLVFGASLVGVAEDYGIHWFASRQAEPADRRWRLLRHLLPGLWLALLTSALAYLALGLAPFPGLRQMALFSVVGLAAAFLTVIFWFPWLDGGEIRTTGFSRWLGGTLERWPRLHGRKAAIFLGVAALLSAVGIARLDSNDDLRSLQSSPKSLIDQQIRISQMLGMPSPAQFYLVQGDSAEQVLQREEALIERLRVLAANKQIGGYRAISDWLPSVQRQHADAALTATVEPQVLGKVGQAVGETLSRPDYAGRDLDADAFLASPAAMPFHHLWLGEVGAGLASVVMVDDLSRADALTLLETQAKGIDGVRWVDRTADFSSLLKHYRKLMSGLLLVGIVLVFAVLYWRYRAQAWRVFAPTLVAGALTLALLGLFGQPLQLFNVLALMLLLGMGIDYGIFLIEHRGDASAWLAVCVGAASTWLSFGLLGLSATPALRAFGLTLLFGIGLVWIISPLFRPPPHDAPH; this is translated from the coding sequence TTGAATGACGCACTGAAGTCGAACGGCCGCCTGCAGCGCATCTGGCGCTGGCTGGCCGTGCTGTGGCTGCTGGTGCTGCTGGGCCTGGGCGTGCAGCAGTGGCAGCTGTGGAAGAGCGAGTCGCGGATTGATACCGACATCCTGGCGCTGTTGCCGCAGGATGCACACGACCGCCTGTTGTCCGACGTCACCCGGCGCATCGCCGATGCCAACGCGCGCCAGATCGTGGTGCTGCTGGGCAGCGCCGACGCCGCGCAGACCAAGGCCGCCGAGGCCGCCTTCCGCGCCACCATCACCCCAAAATCAACCAACGTAGCGCGGGGCTCTGCCCCGCTGCCTCACGCGCCAGCCGCCGTAGAGCGGGGCTCTGCCCCGCTGCCTGCCGCAGGTGACGTTCCAGCGGGGCAGAGCCCCGCTCTACTGCAGGAAAGCGGCTCCATCGAAGGATGGTTCGAACAGGCGCGTGCGTTCTACGCGCCGTACCGCGACCGCCTGCTCACCAGTGAGCAACGCCAACGCCTGCAGACCGAGCCGGTGGATGGCCTGGCCGACGCCGCGCTGGCCGCCCTGTACGGCCCGATGGGCGCGCCGCGGCTGACCGAGTGGCGGCAGGACCCGCTGTCGCTGTGGCCGCAGTGGTGGCAGGAACGCGCGCTGGGCTCGGGCCTGCAGATGGGCGATGACGGCCTGCTCGAAGCCGACGGCAAGCACTGGTCGATCGTGCAGTACGACACCGTGGGTTCGGCGTTCCAGCTCGACGGCGAACGCCACATCGACCTGCTGCTGGACCAGGCCGCCGCGGCGGCCCGCAAGCAGGCTCCCGGCCTGGAAGTGCTGCGCGCCGGTGTACCGCTGCATGCGGAAGCGGCGGCGGTGCAGGCCAATTGGGAGATCAATACGATCGGCTGGGGCTCGCTGGCCGCGGTGCTGCTGCTGGTGTGGCTGGCGTTCCGTTCGCTGCGCCCGATCCTGCTGGTGGCAGCCTCGCTGCTGATCGGCTGCGGCGTGGCCCTGGCGGTCACGGTGCTGGTGTTTGGCAAGGTGCACGTGCTCACGCTGGTGTTCGGCGCGTCGCTGGTGGGCGTGGCCGAGGACTACGGCATCCACTGGTTCGCCTCGCGCCAGGCCGAGCCGGCCGACCGCCGCTGGCGCCTGCTGCGGCACCTGCTGCCCGGCCTGTGGCTGGCGCTGCTGACCAGCGCGCTGGCCTACCTGGCCCTGGGCCTGGCACCGTTCCCGGGGCTGCGCCAGATGGCGCTGTTCTCGGTGGTCGGCCTGGCCGCCGCCTTCCTCACCGTGATCTTCTGGTTCCCGTGGCTGGACGGCGGCGAGATCCGCACCACCGGCTTCTCGCGCTGGCTGGGCGGCACGCTGGAGCGCTGGCCGCGCCTGCACGGGCGCAAGGCCGCGATCTTCCTGGGCGTGGCGGCGCTGTTGTCGGCCGTGGGCATCGCCCGGCTGGACAGCAACGATGATCTGCGCAGCCTGCAGTCCTCGCCCAAGAGCCTGATCGACCAGCAGATCCGCATCAGCCAGATGCTGGGCATGCCCAGCCCGGCGCAGTTCTACCTGGTGCAGGGCGACAGTGCCGAACAGGTGCTGCAGCGCGAAGAGGCGCTGATCGAACGCCTGCGCGTGCTGGCGGCCAACAAGCAGATCGGCGGGTACCGCGCGATCAGCGACTGGCTGCCCTCGGTGCAGCGCCAGCATGCCGATGCCGCGCTGACCGCCACGGTCGAGCCGCAGGTACTGGGCAAGGTCGGCCAGGCGGTGGGCGAAACCCTGTCACGCCCGGACTACGCCGGTCGCGACCTGGACGCCGACGCCTTCCTGGCCTCCCCGGCGGCGATGCCGTTCCACCACCTGTGGCTGGGCGAGGTCGGTGCGGGCCTGGCCAGCGTGGTGATGGTCGATGACCTGTCACGCGCCGATGCGCTGACCCTGCTTGAAACCCAGGCCAAGGGCATCGATGGCGTGCGCTGGGTCGACCGCACCGCCGATTTCTCCTCGCTGCTCAAGCACTACCGCAAGCTGATGAGCGGGCTGCTGCTGGTGGGCATCGTGTTGGTGTTCGCGGTGCTGTACTGGCGCTACCGCGCGCAGGCGTGGCGCGTGTTCGCCCCGACCCTGGTGGCCGGCGCGCTGACCCTGGCCCTGCTGGGCCTGTTCGGCCAGCCGCTGCAGCTGTTCAACGTACTGGCGCTGATGCTGCTGCTGGGCATGGGTATCGACTACGGCATCTTCCTGATCGAACACCGCGGGGATGCCAGTGCGTGGTTGGCGGTGTGCGTGGGCGCGGCCAGTACCTGGCTGTCGTTCGGCCTGCTGGGCCTGTCGGCCACGCCGGCACTGCGCGCGTTCGGCCTGACCCTGCTGTTCGGCATCGGCCTGGTGTGGATCATCTCGCCGCTGTTCCGCCCGCCACCGCACGACGCACCGCACTGA
- a CDS encoding acyltransferase, which yields MTAPAPANAPHWADLGETTSAAGVLFLCWVHRWFGRWPFRLCVYPVVLCHWLGNRVARQSSLQYLRRLQAHTGVLGGVPGRWTSLKHFALFADTLLDKLLGLGGRYPPSHIRLQRDLMLEKIARREGGLILTAHIGCLELCQVLAEQVPGFRITVLVHTAHAQRFNRLMQRLDPLASVELMQVTDMGPATAVELQRRVNEGGFVAIVGDRVPLRGGRTVPAPFLGHVAQFPIGAYVLASALACPVYTMACLHDGDGYRVRFEHFSDRIVLPRGSRDAALTAQAEHFARWLEVQVTQAPLDWFNFFPFWDQASHGK from the coding sequence ATGACCGCACCGGCACCGGCCAACGCCCCGCACTGGGCCGACCTGGGCGAAACCACCTCGGCCGCCGGGGTGTTGTTCCTGTGCTGGGTGCACCGCTGGTTCGGGCGCTGGCCGTTCCGCCTGTGCGTGTACCCGGTGGTGCTGTGCCATTGGCTGGGCAACCGCGTGGCGCGGCAGTCGTCGCTGCAGTACCTGCGGCGGCTGCAGGCGCACACCGGCGTACTGGGCGGCGTGCCCGGGCGCTGGACCAGCCTGAAGCACTTCGCGCTGTTTGCCGACACCCTGCTGGACAAGCTGCTCGGCCTGGGCGGGCGCTATCCGCCCAGCCACATCCGCCTGCAGCGCGACCTGATGCTGGAGAAGATCGCGCGCCGCGAGGGCGGGCTGATCCTCACCGCGCACATCGGCTGCCTGGAACTGTGCCAGGTGCTGGCCGAACAGGTCCCCGGTTTCCGCATCACCGTGCTGGTGCACACCGCGCACGCGCAGCGCTTCAACCGGCTGATGCAGCGGTTGGATCCGCTGGCATCGGTGGAACTGATGCAGGTCACCGACATGGGCCCGGCCACCGCGGTGGAGCTGCAGCGCCGGGTCAACGAAGGCGGCTTCGTGGCCATCGTCGGCGACCGCGTGCCGCTGCGGGGCGGGCGCACCGTGCCGGCGCCGTTCCTGGGCCACGTGGCGCAGTTCCCGATCGGCGCCTACGTGCTGGCCTCCGCGCTGGCCTGCCCGGTGTACACCATGGCCTGCCTGCACGACGGCGACGGCTACCGCGTGCGCTTCGAGCATTTCAGCGACCGCATCGTGCTGCCGCGCGGCTCGCGTGACGCCGCGCTGACCGCGCAGGCCGAACATTTCGCCCGGTGGCTGGAAGTTCAGGTCACCCAGGCACCCTTGGACTGGTTCAATTTCTTCCCCTTCTGGGATCAGGCATCTCATGGCAAGTAA
- a CDS encoding glycosyltransferase family 2 protein, whose product MSDAARAGPPAAPFAPLVVIPVYDHEHAIGAVVRGVLASGLPCLLVDDGSHPACAQALDALAAGYPAQVTLLRLPVNQGKGGAMLAGFAEAARRGHSHVLQIDADGQHDPTDIPRFVALSRQHPDAVICGIPAYDDSVPKARLYGRYATHIWVWINTLSLQIRDSMCGFRLYPLAPVTALVGEETIGRRMDFDSEILVRLFWRDVPVISLATRVTYPSDGVSHFDVWRDNVRISRMHTRLFFGMLWRAPRLLWRRIAGAPRA is encoded by the coding sequence ATGTCTGACGCCGCTCGCGCTGGTCCCCCGGCAGCGCCCTTTGCGCCGCTGGTGGTGATTCCGGTCTACGACCATGAGCATGCCATCGGCGCCGTCGTGCGCGGCGTGCTGGCCAGCGGGCTGCCGTGCCTGTTGGTGGATGATGGCTCGCACCCCGCGTGCGCGCAGGCGCTGGATGCCCTCGCGGCGGGATACCCCGCGCAGGTCACATTGCTGCGCCTGCCGGTGAACCAGGGCAAGGGCGGGGCGATGCTGGCCGGGTTTGCCGAGGCGGCGCGCCGTGGCCACAGCCACGTGCTGCAGATCGATGCCGACGGCCAGCACGACCCGACCGACATCCCGCGCTTCGTTGCCCTGTCGCGGCAGCATCCCGACGCGGTGATCTGCGGCATTCCGGCCTACGACGACAGCGTGCCCAAGGCGCGCCTGTACGGCCGTTACGCCACCCACATCTGGGTGTGGATCAACACGCTGTCGCTGCAGATCCGCGATTCGATGTGCGGCTTCCGGCTGTACCCGCTGGCACCGGTGACGGCGCTGGTGGGCGAGGAGACCATCGGCCGGCGCATGGATTTCGACAGCGAAATTCTGGTGCGGCTGTTCTGGCGCGACGTGCCGGTGATCAGCCTGGCTACGCGGGTGACCTATCCCAGCGATGGCGTGTCGCACTTCGATGTGTGGCGCGACAACGTGCGCATCAGCCGCATGCACACCCGCCTGTTCTTCGGCATGCTGTGGCGCGCGCCGCGCCTGCTGTGGCGGCGCATCGCCGGAGCGCCACGCGCATGA
- a CDS encoding hotdog family protein: protein MNMQLPLNIDEVLPHRDSMRLIDRLLDWQPESIVVEVDVPHHGPFNHADGVPAWVGVEYMAQAIAAWAGCKARQAGREPSIGFLLGTRRYTAHQPYFAAGSCLRVEAQCELMGENGLGMFACRILAGATELAVANVSVFEPRDAMAYLESGEA, encoded by the coding sequence ATGAACATGCAGCTGCCGCTGAACATCGACGAGGTGCTGCCCCACCGCGACAGCATGCGGCTGATCGACCGCCTGCTGGACTGGCAGCCGGAGTCGATCGTGGTCGAGGTGGATGTGCCGCACCACGGCCCGTTCAACCATGCCGACGGCGTCCCGGCGTGGGTGGGCGTGGAATACATGGCCCAGGCGATCGCCGCGTGGGCAGGCTGCAAGGCACGCCAGGCCGGGCGCGAACCCTCGATCGGGTTCCTGCTGGGCACCCGCCGCTACACCGCGCACCAGCCGTACTTCGCCGCCGGCAGCTGCCTGCGGGTAGAGGCACAGTGCGAGCTGATGGGCGAAAATGGGCTGGGCATGTTCGCCTGCCGGATCCTGGCAGGCGCTACCGAATTGGCGGTCGCCAACGTATCGGTGTTCGAACCACGCGATGCGATGGCTTATCTGGAGAGTGGAGAGGCATGA
- a CDS encoding HAL/PAL/TAL family ammonia-lyase: MASKSPDIRFGDAPLTIEDVVALSQRQAQAMVSDDPAFQARIQKGADFLDRLLREDGVIYGVTTGYGDSCTVNIPPALVAELPHHLFTYHGCGLGRFLDPQETRAVIAARLASLVRGMSGVSHPLLDGLATLLRHDVLPLIPAEGSVGASGDLTPLSYVAAVLCGEREVMYQGARRPAAEVLAEIGMTPLRLRPKEGLAIMNGTAVMTALACLAYDRADYLTKLATRLTAFNVLASDGNAHHFDEMLFAAKPHPGQMQIAARLRQDLHSDRPPRNEQRLQDRYSLRCAPHVIGVVQDALPLMRQLIETELNSANDNPLIDADGERILHGGHFYGGHIAFAMDALKNTIANLADLLDRQMALVVDARYNHGLPANLSAATGERAAINHGLKALQISVSAWTAEALKQTMPASVFSRSTECHNQDKVSMGTIAARDCLRVIELTEQVVAALLITARQGVALRQRVGMKAILHGELDAMYQDLCARIALVEEDRALDGELRALLDDIRGQRWSLYDQP, from the coding sequence ATGGCAAGTAAGTCACCCGATATCCGCTTCGGCGATGCGCCACTGACCATCGAAGACGTGGTCGCGCTGTCGCAGCGCCAGGCCCAGGCCATGGTCAGCGACGACCCGGCCTTCCAGGCGCGCATCCAGAAGGGGGCCGACTTCCTCGACCGCCTGCTGCGCGAGGACGGCGTCATCTACGGGGTGACCACCGGCTACGGCGACTCGTGCACGGTCAACATCCCGCCGGCGCTGGTGGCCGAACTGCCGCACCACCTGTTCACCTACCATGGCTGCGGCCTGGGCCGGTTCCTGGACCCGCAGGAGACCCGCGCGGTGATCGCCGCGCGCCTGGCCTCGCTGGTGCGCGGCATGTCCGGGGTCAGCCATCCGCTGCTGGACGGGCTGGCCACGCTGCTGCGCCACGACGTGCTGCCGCTGATCCCGGCCGAAGGCTCGGTCGGCGCCAGTGGCGACCTCACCCCGCTGTCCTACGTGGCCGCGGTGCTGTGTGGCGAGCGCGAGGTGATGTACCAGGGCGCGCGCCGCCCGGCCGCCGAGGTGCTGGCCGAGATCGGCATGACCCCGCTGCGGCTGCGCCCCAAGGAAGGCCTGGCGATCATGAACGGCACCGCGGTGATGACCGCGCTGGCCTGCCTGGCCTACGACCGCGCCGACTACCTGACCAAGCTGGCCACCCGCCTGACCGCGTTCAACGTGCTGGCCAGTGACGGCAACGCGCACCATTTCGATGAGATGCTGTTCGCCGCCAAGCCGCACCCGGGCCAGATGCAGATCGCCGCGCGCCTGCGCCAGGACCTGCACAGCGACCGCCCGCCACGCAATGAACAGCGCCTGCAGGACCGCTACTCGCTGCGCTGCGCCCCGCACGTGATCGGCGTGGTGCAGGACGCACTGCCGCTCATGCGCCAGCTGATCGAAACCGAACTCAACAGCGCCAACGACAACCCGCTGATCGACGCCGACGGCGAGCGCATCCTGCACGGCGGCCACTTCTATGGCGGCCACATTGCCTTTGCGATGGACGCGCTGAAGAACACCATCGCCAACCTGGCCGACCTGCTCGATCGTCAGATGGCGCTGGTGGTGGACGCGCGCTACAACCACGGCCTGCCGGCCAACCTGTCGGCGGCCACCGGTGAGCGCGCGGCGATCAACCACGGGTTGAAGGCGCTGCAGATCAGCGTGTCGGCGTGGACCGCCGAGGCGCTCAAGCAGACCATGCCGGCCTCGGTGTTCTCGCGGTCCACCGAGTGCCACAACCAGGACAAGGTCAGCATGGGCACCATCGCCGCGCGCGACTGCCTGCGCGTGATCGAACTGACCGAGCAGGTGGTTGCCGCGCTGCTGATCACCGCCCGCCAAGGCGTGGCGCTGCGCCAGCGGGTAGGCATGAAGGCTATCCTGCACGGCGAACTGGACGCGATGTACCAGGACCTGTGCGCGCGCATCGCGCTGGTCGAGGAAGACCGCGCGCTGGACGGTGAGCTGCGCGCACTGCTCGATGACATCCGTGGCCAGCGCTGGAGCCTGTATGACCAGCCCTGA
- a CDS encoding DUF3261 domain-containing protein: MQRLIVLLLVCVLLASCASTRMPAPLVQLPTLQLAPSALPQPLQLQQRLQFRFGTHERELDALLEADGSQVRLAVQAMGQTGVRMVWDGTTLEQTRAPWLPPQVRGERVLDDLQFALWPAAAIRAALPAGWTLVEAGRERRLEQAGKAWLLLEPLPDGRVRLRNLAEGYELVIESLDMEQAPP; encoded by the coding sequence GTGCAGCGGCTGATTGTCCTGTTGCTCGTCTGCGTGCTGCTGGCGTCCTGCGCCAGCACCCGCATGCCCGCGCCGCTGGTGCAGCTGCCCACCCTGCAGCTGGCGCCGTCGGCCCTGCCGCAGCCGTTGCAGCTGCAGCAGCGCCTGCAGTTCCGCTTCGGCACCCACGAACGCGAGCTGGATGCGTTGCTGGAAGCCGACGGCAGCCAAGTGCGGCTGGCGGTGCAGGCCATGGGCCAGACCGGCGTGCGCATGGTCTGGGACGGCACCACGCTGGAACAGACCCGCGCGCCGTGGCTGCCGCCGCAGGTGCGCGGCGAGCGCGTGCTGGACGACCTGCAGTTCGCGCTGTGGCCGGCCGCGGCCATCCGCGCCGCCCTGCCGGCGGGCTGGACGCTGGTCGAGGCCGGCCGCGAGCGCCGCCTGGAGCAGGCCGGCAAGGCGTGGCTGCTGCTGGAGCCGCTGCCCGATGGCCGCGTGCGCCTGCGCAACCTGGCCGAAGGCTATGAACTGGTGATTGAATCGTTGGACATGGAACAGGCACCGCCGTGA